The following are encoded together in the Pempheris klunzingeri isolate RE-2024b chromosome 24, fPemKlu1.hap1, whole genome shotgun sequence genome:
- the igfbp5a gene encoding insulin-like growth factor-binding protein 5a, with product MLLSVSFLVVPLLSITGCGSSYVPCQPCDQKALSMCPPVPVGCQLVKEPGCGCCLTCALEEGQPCGVYTGPCTRGLRCLPKNGEEKPLHALLHGRGVCRNEKLYKLLHPSKDGESHDDAMLPVPESMLPQTKVPLYGRDHISSRKAQAMKLAKDRQKQLARLRPASNHDFSTLSLDKLEPEFGPCRRRLDNLIQSMKDTSRVLALSLYIPNCDKKGFFKRKQCKPSRGRRRGICWCVDRFGVKIPGINYAGGDLQCKDLDSSSNSNE from the exons ATGCTGTTGAGTGTTTCCTTCCTGGTGGTTCCCCTGCTGAGCATTACCGGCTGCGGCTCGTCCTACGTGCCGTGCCAGCCGTGCGATCAGAAGGCCCTGTCCATGTGTCCGCCGGTGCCGGTGGGCTGTCAGCTGGTGAAGGAGCCCGGCTGCGGCTGCTGCCTGACGTGCGCGCTCGAAGAGGGCCAGCCGTGCGGCGTGTACACCGGGCCGTGCACGCGCGGGCTCCGCTGCCTGCCCAAGAACGGCGAGGAGAAGCCGCTGCACGCGCTCCTGCACGGCCGCGGGGTGTGCAGGAACGAGAAGTTGTATAAACTGCTGCATCCGTCAAAAG ACGGAGAATCTCACGATGATGCCATGCTACCCGTCCCCGAGTCGATGCTGCCCCAAACCAAGGTGCCCTTATACGGAAGAGACCACATCAGCAGTCGCAAGGCCCAGGCCATGAAGCTGGCCAAGGACCGCCAGAAGCAGCTGGCCAGGCTGCGACCCGCCAGCAACCATGACTTCTCCACGCTCAGCCTGGATAAACTGGAGCCTGAGTTC gGGCCCTGCAGGAGAAGACTGGATAATCTCATTCAGAGCATGAAGGACACTTCTAGGGTCttggctctctctctgtacaTCCCCAACTGTGACAAGAAGGGTTTCTTCAAGCGCAAACAG TGTAAGCCGTCCCGTGGTCGGAGGAGGGGGATCTGCTGGTGCGTCGACCGCTTTGGCGTGAAGATCCCCGGCATCAACTACGCCGGAGGAGACCTGCAGTGCAAAGACCtcgacagcagcagcaacagcaacgaATGA